TTGTATGAGTTAGTTGAAGATCGGAATGGAATAAAATGTTTTTTTATCCTATTTTTTCAAAAATGATTATTCCATAAAGAATAGAAAAGCCCCTGAACAGAAGATGTCTAGGGGACACTAGTATGTTCCGGCTAAGACTTCCTTGCGAACAATACAACAAAATTAAAGTATTTATAGACACAATCTACATCTTTAAAACCACTATTTATTAGCCAATTAATTTGATTGACTAGTGTAGTCATTATCAAGTTTCATTCGCTCATGTGCTGCCTGAATTTCGATACCCTTTAAGCCACTCCTATTTATTTTATTTTTCCAATCATTTTTATAAATGGAATCTATAAATGGTGTATGACCAAGTACTTGATCAGCATTTATGAAAACCCCATCAGGATTCAATATGAAGTAAATATTATCGAACAACTTCTTTTTTGCTTCATCTGTTAAATGATGAATCGAAAGTGAGGACACCACAATATCAAACTTTTCTTCAAATTTATGCTCAGTATAGTCAGCAATCAGATAGTCAATATAATCATCTTCTTTAAATCGACTCTTAGCTTGTTCCAACATATTTTCGGAAATATCGATTAGTGTCATTTTTGCTTTCGGAAACTTTTTTCTTATGAAGGAAGAAAATAACCCAGTTCCAGCCCCTATGTCTAAGACCCTTGGTGATTCCTTATATGTCTCGATAATTGATATTGGAATGGAATAAAAGTCATCAAAACAAGGAATTAACTTCCTGCGTTGATTATCATATTGAAGTGCGTTTTGGTTAAACTTTTCTTTTACCTTATTAATAGTGGTATCCATAATTCATTCCCCCTGTGATGAATTTATATTACTAGAATAATCCAATTGTAAAACATTTTAGTATATAATGGAAAATAACAAAATTGTTGAAAATCGATAACTAACTGTTATTAATAAAAAGGGCTGAAATTTCATGGACATTAAGTGGTTAAAGACTTTTATAATAGCAGCAAAATATGAAAACCTTCGCCGGGCTTCTGAGGATCTCTTTTTAACACAACCAGCTCTCAGCAAACATATAAAAAGCCTTGAAAACCATTTGAATACTATATTGTTTGATCGAGTCGGCAAAAACATTTCTCTAACTCCTGCCGGTTATAAGTTTCTTTCATTTGCTACACAGATTGTAGAAAAATATGATAAGGGTATGGAAGAATTTGAAGGCTGGAAACAAGGATATAATCGCAAACTGACTATTGCTGTAGCTCCGCAAATCGCATCCTCTGTACTCCCGGATATTCTGCGGGGCTTTATAGATGAACATCCTGGTATAGAGGTCATTATAAATATTGTAAATTCATTCAAAATAGGGGAACAGATTAGACTTGGCAAAGCAGACATTGGCATCTCCAGAATGGAGCCTATTCAAAAAGACTTATCCTATGAAGTTATTCATCGAGACCCGGTTATCCTAGTGGCACCATATAGGAAGGAAAAAGAACAAAATGAACATCTTCCTGTTGAGGTAGAAATACTTAAACAATATAGGGTTTTAACAAATAACCATCCCACTTATTGGAGCAACCTTCTAACCGAGATTAAAAGATATTATCCAAGCATTCGGACAATGCCAGTTACTCAAATTGAAATTTCCAAACGGTTTATTGAAAAGGGATTAGGGGTATCATACTTGCCTTTATCTATGGTCCGCGAAGAATTAAAACACCAGAAAATGATCGAAGTAAAGCAAGATAAAATCCTTTCACCAATGTCTTTTACTTACGTTGTTACCAAAATCGAAACTCCTGAAGTGAAACTGTTTATATCCTTCCTAACAAAGGCATTTGAAAAATAGGAACAATATTGATCACCCAAGTAGGCAACTCAATTGGGCATTTTATTCTTGAACTAACAGATGCTTTTATTCAAGAGGGAGACAGTAATTTCTTACATATTGATGTAGATTGGATCTTCAACATTCGGGTGCGATTGCTTAACAAAGTGTCGCCTCTTCTTATTAAGGCAAAGGGCAGTTTAACAGAGTAAGCGGATACTGAAGTTCTTCTACATAAGGGCCAGATAATTGAATAACACTTGGTTGTTAATTTGGATATTTTAAAATAGAGATTGTGAAGGAATATACTTATAGTAACGGGGCAGTTTAGTTTAATAAAAAATGCGTTACTGTTAAATAAAAAATGGTCAACCAAATATCTGGCTGACCTTGCTCATAACTTAGCAATTTAATTTATTTAAAACAGAGAGATAAGAATAAGAGCAATAATTTATTACACTCCATAAATATCTATATTAATTTTTTTAGCTTCTGTAATAATATTTCGAATTAATGATTCAACGGTTTGACTTTTAGCTAATCTTGGACTCTGACCAGACCAAAGTGACATTAATTCTTTATTATTTTGTGCACTAGAAGTCTTTCTAATATCCTGGGTTAGTATATTTTGAACAGGAAAATCTGGAATATGGAAAAGTTAAAACAATATTCATTTATAGAAAAGATAAATATGTACCTACGGCATTAATTAAATTTAGCAATATGTTAGGTGAAGAGGATGGATTGTAAATAATAAGGTTTATTTTTAAAGGGTTAGCCATTGTCCTGAATTATCTAGATTGTGAAGAATTAAAATTAAAGTAACGGGTGCTTGAGTTCAATAAGTGCGAGCCAGCTTCAACAGCCTTTTATCTTCAACATTCGGGTGCTTTTCTTCGATAAGACA
The window above is part of the Metabacillus dongyingensis genome. Proteins encoded here:
- a CDS encoding class I SAM-dependent methyltransferase, whose translation is MDTTINKVKEKFNQNALQYDNQRRKLIPCFDDFYSIPISIIETYKESPRVLDIGAGTGLFSSFIRKKFPKAKMTLIDISENMLEQAKSRFKEDDYIDYLIADYTEHKFEEKFDIVVSSLSIHHLTDEAKKKLFDNIYFILNPDGVFINADQVLGHTPFIDSIYKNDWKNKINRSGLKGIEIQAAHERMKLDNDYTSQSN
- a CDS encoding LysR family transcriptional regulator; the protein is MDIKWLKTFIIAAKYENLRRASEDLFLTQPALSKHIKSLENHLNTILFDRVGKNISLTPAGYKFLSFATQIVEKYDKGMEEFEGWKQGYNRKLTIAVAPQIASSVLPDILRGFIDEHPGIEVIINIVNSFKIGEQIRLGKADIGISRMEPIQKDLSYEVIHRDPVILVAPYRKEKEQNEHLPVEVEILKQYRVLTNNHPTYWSNLLTEIKRYYPSIRTMPVTQIEISKRFIEKGLGVSYLPLSMVREELKHQKMIEVKQDKILSPMSFTYVVTKIETPEVKLFISFLTKAFEK